The Herbiconiux sp. SALV-R1 nucleotide sequence ACGAATATGGACGAGTTCGCCATGGGCTCCTCCACCGAGCACTCCGCCTACGGCCCCACCCGGAACCCCTGGGACCTCGAGCGCATCCCCGGCGGCTCCGGCGGTGGCTCGGCCGCGGCCGTCGCCGCCTTCGAGGCGCCGCTCGCCCTCGGCTCCGACACGGGCGGCTCCATCCGCCAGCCCGCGCACGTCACCGGCACCGTCGGCGTGAAGCCGACCTACGGCGGCGTCAGCCGCTACGGCGCCATCGCGCTCGCCTCGAGCCTCGACCAGATCGGCCCGGTGAGCCGCACCGTGCTCGACTCGGCGCTGCTCCACGACATCATCGGCGGTCACGACCCGCTCGACTCCACCTCCCTCACCGACAGCTGGCCGAGCATGGCCGAGGCCGTCAGGCGAGCGGATGTCGCGGGCCTGAAGATCGGCGTCATCTCCGAGCTCGACGGCGACGGGTTCCAGCCCGGCGTGCTCGAGTGCTTCCGTGAGGCGCTCGACCTGCTCGCCGCGAACGGCGCCGAGATCGTCGACGTGAGCCTGCCGAGCCTGGAGTACGCCATCTCGGCCTACTACCTCATCATGCCCGCCGAGGCCTCCTCGAACCTGGCGAAGTTCGACTCCGTGCGCTTCGGCCTGCGCGTCAACCCGCCGGGCGGCGGCACCGTCGAAGACGTCATGTCGGCGACCCGCGAGGTGGGCTTCGGCGCCGAGGCGAAGCGCCGCATCATCCTCGGCACCTACGCGCTGAGCGCCGGCTACTACGACGCCTACTACGGCAGCGCCCAGAAGGTGCGCACGCTCGTGCAGCGCGACTTCGCCGCCGCGTTCGCCGGCGTCGACGTGCTCGT carries:
- the gatA gene encoding Asp-tRNA(Asn)/Glu-tRNA(Gln) amidotransferase subunit GatA is translated as MSHHEHEIVRLSASDLAAKLTAGEVTSEEATRAHLDRIGAVDTDVHAFLHTDPELSLAAAAAIDARRAAGEELHPLAGVPIAIKDVIVTNDMPTTSGSKILEGWIPPYDATVMQKLRAAGLVPIGKTNMDEFAMGSSTEHSAYGPTRNPWDLERIPGGSGGGSAAAVAAFEAPLALGSDTGGSIRQPAHVTGTVGVKPTYGGVSRYGAIALASSLDQIGPVSRTVLDSALLHDIIGGHDPLDSTSLTDSWPSMAEAVRRADVAGLKIGVISELDGDGFQPGVLECFREALDLLAANGAEIVDVSLPSLEYAISAYYLIMPAEASSNLAKFDSVRFGLRVNPPGGGTVEDVMSATREVGFGAEAKRRIILGTYALSAGYYDAYYGSAQKVRTLVQRDFAAAFAGVDVLVSPTAPTTAFKLGANDGDPMAMYLNDIATIPANLAGIPGISLPVGLAREDGLPVGIQFLAPAREDARLYTVGGALERLLEEKWGHTLISQAPDLAPGEMSAAQEGAV